From Onychostoma macrolepis isolate SWU-2019 chromosome 05, ASM1243209v1, whole genome shotgun sequence, one genomic window encodes:
- the epg5 gene encoding ectopic P granules protein 5 homolog has translation MEAVRPKKSKSKSSGKPQVKKERQAENVRQASGTSTAVNEPVPASEFTDVPLSLSHEPPAPDLKPPATQTSLDHNDKAEKDQDQVLLSDTTEIVKKPSCNEEKEHKTPSQDTAPLVDQALAPVQSCQSDPKLLSAKLEPFSVPSIYPSIPASCSEPQLSEDSYSITYGLLDASCMTVDSEGQVAPAVLPLANQESSPPSLVPVDVSDVERPRERLYPELPRTSQSVKPFTSEQLRTWEPGSWLENVEIHEAEFQSLAHQEGHELYELLLSYWRCRKQLTQAQTELQAANSDCKNVQNRLWSFKDERLSLQGVCADQTKVFGYHCYQQVTMNEAALAELKHLFSAKAEILHQTVALHSYTSILSRLQVESYLYRLLSSNPTTKSVAVQDTSTVSPKSQPSSLQPLKESISVLFIFTRRVLDDSQFQADIHLWLQRLVYVLHQVGSTGDHLFILNHLLCCPTDVGKWAVPFLQIKVLDNPSGVYHFMQALAILMSPVRHRADFLGHMNPSVMKGNNSLTGPASGNWTLVDEGGEEDEDPETSWMLLSEDDLVSLFSQFPFDELFKHLLGICSKGDYQPQATTSQKMMKIFAFASSLVELLAVGLQTYNRARYRQFVKRIGYMIRMTLCYVSDHWAQYISLTGVSRTTMQEQSFSTEKLQVEFDHLFLRAVLHVLKAKRLGIWLFMSEMPYGTLSSSMLWKIFYIMQCAEMDGLEKLSCSLSAEDCIQGLREPSHQEKFQCWLSEINSSDGICLLTTFAHMAQPRRTDVDPEFVRNIVLEIYEVSYVSITTREIFSKVGRELLAAIATAHPHIISVLLKRLRETIEKVGMVSLYLFKELPLHLWTPARAEVGLIRDWLLNFSLTAVENRLACIILEGLNWGFQPNGCLILPASLHSEVALLVIEAYQKYLTDKPYGGILSEGIKQVSYLANVVRLGQTPESSFNQWAWDLVLRLKLHVNEISPQNAWSPLPSSSAPSVPEITDSPIMHPVFKAVKASIPIGCFLAIDMTTIGHSLEKFCSDGISLLKTLVQSRHLKAVVHILENILPLVYHCQFYLLKNELFLSCIQLFLQLDSGTQGVTQQVTQKVAQHLIGTSTCENIKLLNSVIQAHILESSRPGRVGAVAVLEFWLQVLTEQNLWHRDKAVLYLLDHLCRAAFLHQQEECLQKLLYQQHKSALGYHGDKGLLSSLMGWIVAGNITPSFIEGNSLTGEVWLAWLVLNMETMFEEDSQLRRCVEHELLSNPAYTSDQALKKAQVRLKLQVVPSLQRLMIYRWAQQALATPADHPLLPLVWQKFFQLYLRQPGPEFGLEVKGCIGRRYFHSAAHLSLLKSLRQRLVEVSDFHHAASKALKVPCSSGESSDGLLIPGTPITQYMTSPELHTELVRLFTVFALWLDDENLQKQEIYLPSLPKQYDTHRLAKIMQRQQEVWMEHVDIERVQHELQEVLSLWSKVKSEPALSQNTSSSIFTDFINPLAARERILTHLRKHDAPQGALLLVPMKAPVPDITTESLSEKISTALIHEDLAKLQHQAKLATVRETQQVVLDNELLELLPQLYINREDQLSMQLECRGKGGQPCQGPAHVTVKYSRMHKLDPVQNQIQCLKSDIKQLQADGIKAPPQSLAEAAVHTENFITALVNAYKLNPSPGILKVGITAFYQIVSFVCEDTQRHPPTRQFFTSCIEILGQVFIRDVRSECKQMLKTILLNRHLCNLLSPYFTPNASPAELVSLYEEVVNTLHIDSGDVIFMILTKFDLTQWLSVTQPQFSERSRLMEIIHQALCTCGLEPEPEVLMPFNIFCKHWTELLLYQFPDHYSDFLRLLMQSSSKQLLSPDCWRTSLRVLGCSPHPKIKTNKTRSILLSPQQVDETIEWLSKYFLKLRLSNGDFRSFGLLSKWGPYIEEIKMFWEDLITYVIDLELSNCNKEPVGSPRLVKAFESLHAKMAKLFEPWILVLDTDNTSHPRCSPWLESDAAAAASLVSLYARLMETMHEKFKDRLLPGQRGALWFHLMHYCETCTSPKMPEYLLYTYHTEYSRLPWKDLHPDQTLMNQFFNVERGSPKSCFLFMGELLCEVNWVSVLSDSLSPQLSPSAQTMVVSVLYLMVFLAKEDFSKPESSVLSLLDQSASLPWHLVDFPSYQNVTRYVSTHYPASLVLSHDTSSQHVIKLLRMAAGFGTTTQMLNHKDMTLKCQAFLHLMVQFLTSLDQNGNISLASLETEMEKLLEYIVIFNPPETDLQQRHMATCSLFAEMLTLLNEAGISTAEGLGTKLHSWVEKRARGPLVLPLLTAACRCLASVRHMTRTTEACILSYFTDGGCADQYSGWGPILVSLQVPELTVEDFIQESLNLGSYLTLYVYILQRLNLEQTLLNEKKTLVLLSTWISQVFPSGPADEAKLFLWWHKFLELLQIQVDQEDTCALDTLILTSMAFQNRLSQLSEERLNSGILGAIGLGRKSPLSSRFRVVARSMSAFLLVQVPSENQLRLHPGTELQLSAKAQQALSVLEQMPSNKQYSELHVSVNQAIQFIKYPGHGLRDSNRLLTLLVNALYTDLNYLDIIR, from the exons ATGGAGGCTGTGAGACCCAAAAAGTCAAAATCCAAATCCAGTGGGAAGCCACAG GTCAAAAAGGAGAGACAGGCAGAGAATGTTAGACAGGCCTCAGGAACTTCAACAGCAGTTAATGAGCCAGTGCCAGCTTCTGAGTTCACTGATGTCCCCCTTAGCCTTTCTCATGAGCCTCCAGCTCCTGATCTAAAACCACCTGCCACTCAGACCTCACTAGACCATAATGACAAAGCTGAAAAGGATCAAGACCAAGTTCTCTTGTCAGATACGACTGAAATAGTAAAGAAACCATCTTGCAATGAAGAGAAAGAGCATAAAACGCCATCACAAGACACGGCACCTCTGGTGGACCAAGCTTTGGCACCTGTTCAGTCCTGTCAAAGTGATCCCAAACTTCTTAGTGCTAAACTTGAGCCATTTAGTGTCCCTTCTATATATCCATCTATCCCTGCTTCCTGCTCTGAGCCTCAGCTTTCAGAGGACTCGTACTCTATCACCTATGGACTGTTAGATGCTTCTTGTATGACAGTGGATTCTGAGGGACAAGTAGCTCCAGCTGTTCTTCCTCTGGCTAACCAGGAGTCCTCCCCTCCCAGCTTGGTCCCTGTGGATGTCTCTGACGTGGAGAGACCCAGGGAGAGGCTTTACCCAGAGCTGCCCAGGACCTCCCAATCTGTAAAGCCCTTCACTAGCGAGCAGCTACGTACATGGGAACCCGGTTCCTGGTTGGAAAACGTGGAGATTCATGAGGCGGAGTTCCAGAGTCTGGCCCACCAAGAAGGCCATGAGCTGTACGAGCTGCTGCTGAGCTACTGGAGGTGCCGTAAGCAGCTGACACAGGCCCAGACCGAACTGCAGGCTGCTAATTCAGACTGCAAAAATGTGCAGAATCGCCTGTGGAGCTTCAAGGATGAAAGGCTTTCATTGCAG GGTGTATGTGCGGACCAGACCAAGGTGTTTGGCTACCACTGCTACCAGCAGGTGACAATGAACGAGGCTGCATTAGCTGAGCTGAAGCATCTGTTTTCTGCGAAAGCAGAAATTCTCCATCAGACAGTGGCCCTGCACTCATACACCTCCATCCTGTCCCGTCTACAAGTGGAGTCTTATCTCTACCGCTTGCTCAGCAGTAACCCCACCACCAAGAGTGTGGCTGTGCAAGATACAAGCACAG TGAGTCCAAAGTCTCAGCCCTCTTCTTTGCAACCGCTGAAGGAGAGCATCAGTGTGCTGTTCATCTTCACCCGACGGGTCCTTGATGATTCTCAGTTTCAGGCTGATATACATCTGTGGCTTCAGAGGCTG GTGTATGTGCTGCATCAAGTCGGTTCTACAGGAGATCATCTGTTCATCCTAAATCACCTGCTCTGCTGCCCGACAGATGTAGGGAAATGGGCTGTGCCATTCTTACAG ATTAAAGTATTGGATAACCCATCTGGAGTGTATCATTTCATGCAGGCCCTGGCTATCCTCATGTCTCCAGTGAG GCACCGTGCAGACTTCCTGGGACACATGAACCCCAGTGTCATGAAGGGCAACAACAGTCTTACAGGGCCTGCATCTGGTAACTGGACTCTAGTAGATGAGGGTGGAGAGGAG GATGAAGACCCAGAAACAAGCTGGATGCTGctgtctgaagatgatctggtTTCTCTGTTCTCTCAGTTTCCCTTTGATGAGCTCTTCAAACACTTACTGGGTATCTGCTCTAAAG GCGACTATCAGCCTCAAGCCACCACCAGTCAAAAGATGATGAAGATATTTGCATTTGCTTCTTCACTGGTCGAACTGCTTGCTGTCGGCTTGCAGACTTACAACAGAGCACGTTATCGCCAATTTGTAAAGAGAATTGGTTACATGATCAG GATGACACTCTGTTATGTTAGTGACCACTGGGCGCAGTACATCAGTCTGACAGGTGTGAGCAGGACCACAATGCAGGAACAGTCATTTTCAACGGAGAAGCTGCAGGTGGAGTTTGACCATCTCTTCCTGAGAGCAGTGCTTCATGTGCTCAAGGCAAAGAG ACTGGGCATATGGTTGTTCATGTCTGAGATGCCGTATGGCACATTATCCAGCTCCATGCTGTGGAAAATCTTCTACATTATGCAGTGTGCAGAGATGGACGGACTGGAGAAGCTAAGCTGTAGCCTGAGTGCTGAGGACTGTATCCAGGGGCTCAGAG AACCAAGTCATCAGGAGAAGTTTCAGTGCTGGCTGTCAGAGATAAACAGCTCGGATGGAATCTGCCTGTTGACAACGTTTGCACATATGGCCCAGCCCAGACGTACTGACGTAGACCCTGAATTTGTCAGGAACATAGTGCTAGAGATTTACGAG GTGTCCTATGTTAGTATCACCACCCGTGAAATCTTTTCTAAAGTTGGGCGGGAGTTGCTTGCAGCTATAGCGACTGCCCACCCTCACATCATCTCTGTGCTGTTGAAGAGACTGAGAGAGACCATAGAGAAAGTGGGCATG GTGTCTCTGTACCTTTTCAAGGAGTTGCCCCTGCACTTGTGGACGCCAGCTCGAGCTGAGGTGGGGTTGATCCGAGATTGGCTGTTAAACTTTAGTCTCACTGCTGTGGAGAACAGATTAGCCTGCATCATACTAGAGGGCCTCAACTGGGGATTTCAGCCT AATGGTTGCCTCATTTTACCAGCATCTTTGCATAGTGAAGTCGCACTTTTGGTGATTGAGGCATATCAAAAATATCTCACAGACAAGCCATATGGTGGAATCCTCTCAGAAGGCATCAAACAG GTGTCTTACCTGGCTAACGTGGTGCGGCTCGGCCAAACACCAGAATCCTCCTTTAACCAGTGGGCCTGGGATCTGGTTCTTAGGCTAAAGCTCCATGTCAATGAAATAAGTCCTCAGAATGCCTGGAGCCCTCTTCCCTCCTCCAGCGCTCCCAGTGTACCTGAGATCACAGACTCTCCCATCATGCACCCAGTGTTCAAAGCAGTCAAAGCGAGCATCCCCATCGGCTGTTTTCTGGCTATTGACATGACCACCATTGGGCACAG TTTGGAGAAGTTCTGCAGTGACGGAATATCTCTGCTGAAGACTCTGGTTCAGTCCCGTCATCTCAAAGCTGTAGTGCACATACTGGAAAATATTCTTCCTCTGGTCTACCACTGCCAGTTCTACCTGCTCAAAAATGAACT GTTTCTGAGCTGTATCCAGCTCTTCTTGCAGCTGGATAGTGGGACTCAGGGTGTGACCCAGCAGGTTACACAGAAGGTGGCCCAGCATCTGATTGGCACCTCTACATGTGAGAACATCAAACTCCTTAACAGTGTGATCCAG GCTCATATTCTGGAGAGCTCCAGGCCTGGGCGCGTTGGTGCAGTAGCTGTTCTTGAGTTCTGGCTTCAGGTTTTGACCGAACAGAACCTCTGGCATCGAGACAAAGCTGTTCTCTACCTTCTGGACCACCTGTGCCGCGCTGCATTTCTTCACCAACAAGAGGAATGTCTCCAGAAACTTCTCTACCAACAACATAAg AGTGCTTTAGGTTATCATGGAGACAAAGGTTTGCTGTCATCTCTTATGGGCTGGATAGTGGCAGGAAATATCACTCCATCCTTCATTGAGGGCAATTCTCTCACAGGAGAG GTGTGGCTTGCTTGGTTGGTCCTCAACATGGAGACAATGTTCGAGGAAGACTCTCAGCTGCGACGCTGTGTGGAGCATGAGCTCCTCTCGAACCCTGCTTACACATCAGATCAGGCTCTGAAG AAAGCCCAGGTGCGCCTTAAGCTTCAAGTCGTCCCGTCCCTACAGAGACTGATGATTTATCGCTGGGCTCAACAAGCTTTAGCTACTCCTGCAGATCATCCACTCCTGCCTTTGGTGTGGCAGAAATTTTTCCAACTTTATCTCCGTCAACCTGGACCAGAGTTTGG GCTGGAGGTGAAAGGCTGTATTGGAAGGCGTTACTTCCATAGTGCGGCCCATCTATCCTTGTTAAAAAGCCTCAGACAGCGGCTTGTTGAAGTTTCTGACTTCCACCACGCTGCTAGTAAGGCTCTGAAAGTGCCCTGCTCAAGCGGTGAATCCAGTGATGGTCTGCTCATCCCAGGGACGCCTATCACCCAGTACATGACCTCTCCTGAGCTGCACACTGAGCTTGTGCG GCTCTTCACTGTGTTTGCTTTGTGGTTGGATGATGAAAACCTTCAGAAGCAAGAAATTTACTTGCCTTCTTTGCCAAAGCAGTATGACACCCATCGCCTAGCCAAAATCATGCAGCGCCAGCAG GAGGTGTGGATGGAGCATGTGGACATTGAGCGAGTCCAGCATGAGCTGCAGGAAGTGCTCAGTCTGTGGTCAAAGGTCAAAAGTGAACCTGCACTCTCCCAGAACACCAGCTCCTCCATCTTCACTGACTTCATCAATCCTCTGGCTG CAAGGGAGCGTATTCTCACTCATCTGAGAAAGCATGATGCCCCCCAGGGTGCGCTGTTACTTGTGCCTATGAAGGCTCCAGTGCCTGATATTACCACTGAGAGTCTGTCTGAGAAAATCTCCACTGCCTTAATTCATGAAGACCTTGCTAAGCTCCAGCATCAAGCCAA GTTGGCAACGGTCAGGGAAACACAGCAGGTTGTTCTAGACAATGAACTGCTGGAGTTGTTGCCGCAGCTCTACATAAACCGAGAAGACCAACTCTCAATGCAGTTAGAGTGCCGTGGCAAAGGTGGACAGCCCTGCCAGGGTCCCGCACATGTCACTGTTAAG TACTCAAGAATGCACAAGCTGGATCCAGTGCAGAATCAGATCCAATGCCTGAAGAGTGATATTAAACAGCTACAGGCTGATGGAATCAAAGCTCCTCCTCAAAGTCTGGCTGAGGCAGCTGTGCACACAGAGAACTTCATCAC GGCCTTGGTTAATGCTTACAAACTAAATCCTTCCCCTGGCATACTGAAGGTGGGCATCACTGCTTTCTATCAGATAGTGTCGTTTGTGTGTGAGGATACACAGAGACATCCACCCACCCGGCAATTTTTCACATCCTGTATAGAGATCCTTGGTCAG GTCTTCATCCGGGATGTCCGATCAGAATGTAAACAAATGCTGAAGACCATCCTGCTCAACAGACACCTCTGTAACCTTCTCTCACCCTACTTCACCCCAAACGCCTCCCCTGCAGAGCTTGTCTCTCTTTACGAGGAAGTGGTCAACACCCTCCACATAGACAGCGGAGATGTCATATTCATGATCCTCACAAAA TTTGACTTGACTCAGTGGCTGTCGGTGACGCAGCCTCAGTTCTCTGAGCGTAGCCGATTGATGGAAATAATCCATCAGGCTCTGTGCACCTGTGGCCTGGAACCTGAGCCAGAAGTCCTTATGCCCTTCAACATCTTCTGCAAGCATTGGACAGAACTGCTGCTTTACCAATTTCCAGACCACTACAGTGACTTCCTTCGTCTGCTCATGCAGA GCTCTTCTAAGCAGCTTCTCAGTCCAGACTGTTGGAGAACATCACTAAGAGTGCTGGGCTGTTCTCCTCATCCCAAGATAAAGACAAACAAAACCCGCTCCATCCTGCTCTCCCCTCAACAG GTGGATGAAACAATTGAATGGCTCTCAAAATACTTCCTGAAGCTCCGTCTGTCTAACGGAGACTTCAGGAGCTTTGGTCTCCTCTCAAAATGGGGGCCGTACATTGAGGAAATCAAGATGTTTTGGGAAGATTTGATTACATACGTCATTGATCTGGAACTAAGCAATTGCAACAAAGAACCAGTAGGAAGTCCAAGACTGGTCAAAG CTTTTGAGAGCCTACATGCAAAAATGGCCAAACTGTTTGAACCGTGGATTCTGGTCCTTGACACTGACAACACTAG TCATCCTCGCTGTTCTCCATGGCTTGAATCAGATGCTGCAGCTGCAGCGAGCTTAGTGAGTTTATATGCACGCTTGATGGAGACTATGCATGAGAAATTCAAAG ATCGCTTGTTGCCAGGACAAAGAGGAGCTCTGTGGTTTCATCTCATGCATTACTGTGAGACCTGCACCTCTCCCAAGATGCCAGAGTACCTGCTGTACACCTATCACACTGAGTACAGCCGTTTGCCATGGAAGGACCTGCATCCAGATCAGACACTAATGAACCAGTTTTTCAAT GTGGAGAGGGGAAGTCCAAAGAGTTGTTTCCTGTTTATGGGAGAGCTGCTGTGTGAGGTGAACTGGGTCAGTGTACTGAGTGACTCTCTCAGCCCCCAGCTGAGTCCCTCAGCTCAGACGATGGTGGTCTCTGTCCTCTATCTGATGGTGTTTTTGGCCAAGGAGGATTTCAGCAAACCT GAGTCTTCTGTTCTCAGTCTCCTGGACCAATCAGCTTCTCTGCCTTGGCACCTAGTAGATTTTCCTTCTTATCAAAATGTTACACGCTATGTCAGCACTCATTACCCAGCATCCCTTGTTCTCAGTCATGATACTTCTTCACAACACGTCATCAAATTGCTTAGAATGGCTGCTGGATTTGGGACGACCACACAAATGTTAAATCACAAG GACATGACTTTAAAGTGCCAAGCCTTCCTTCACTTAATGGTGCAGTTCCTGACTTCTCTGGATCAAAATGGCAACATCAGTCTGGCATCACTGgagacagaaatggagaaattACTGGAGTACATTGTCATTTTCAACCCTCCTG AGACAGACCTCCAGCAGCGGCACATGGCCACCTGCAGTCTGTTTGCGGAGATGCTGACTCTGCTCAATGAAGCTGGCATATCTACAGCAGAGGGACTCGGGACTAAACTCCACTCCTGGGTGGAAAAGCGAGCTCGGGGTCCTTTGGTTCTCCCCCTGCTAACTGCTGCGTGCAGATGCCTGGCCTCAGTGCGTCATATGACACGAACCACTGAGGCCTGTATTCTCTCCTACTTCACTGATG GTGGATGTGCTGATCAATACTCTGGTTGGGGGCCCATTCTTGTCTCTCTTCAGGTTCCTGAACTGACTGTTGAGGACTTCATTCAGGAAAGCCTGAACCTGGGCAGTTATCTCACTCTGTACGTCTACATCCTCCAGAGGCTGAACCTGGAGCAAACCCTCCTGAATGAGAAGAAAACCTTAGTGCTGCTCAGCACATGGATCAGCCAGGTCTTCCCTAG TGGTCCAGCTGATGAggcaaaactgtttttatggtGGCATAAATTCTTGGAGCTTCTGCAGATCCAGGTGGATCAAGAGGACACCTGTGCACTTGACACTCTGATTCTCACCTCAATGGCATTCCAGAACCGTCTATCCCAGCTCAGTGAGGAAAGACTGAACTCAGGCATCTTGGGAGCCATAGGCCTTGGGAGGAAATCCCCACTTTCTAGCAG GTTTCGGGTTGTGGCGCGCAGCATGTCAGCATTTTTGCTGGTCCAGGTGCCCTCAGAGAATCAGCTGCGTCTTCATCCAGGCACAGAGCTGCAGCTCTCAGCTAAAGCCCAACAG GCTTTATCTGTACTGGAGCAAATGCCAAGTAATAAGCAGTATTCAGAGCTGCATGTGTCTGTGAACCAGGCCATTCAATTCATCAAGTACCCAGGTCATGGCTTGCGTGACAGCAACCGTCTTTTGACCCTGCTAGTCAATGCACTCTACACTGACCTTAATTACCTAGACATCATCCGTTAG